A DNA window from Piliocolobus tephrosceles isolate RC106 unplaced genomic scaffold, ASM277652v3 unscaffolded_766, whole genome shotgun sequence contains the following coding sequences:
- the LOC113220282 gene encoding uncharacterized protein LOC113220282 isoform X3, whose product MEAWHLPSKKMARKTSRASRDLTAGLLRGSNPRTRRPRGEEEAWTGGRVWPGRLLAAVVWLRCWSCRAGCCTPGRDRRRSARSWTASGASAPTSPTADTGTSRSRGIPRVTLSRTQTDFFNYTRLERSVVVYTTPTTCIDDITITTGVEQDSGLVNY is encoded by the exons ATGGAG GCTTGGCACTTGCCCTCAAAAAAGATGGCGCGGAAGACCTCACGCGCCTCACGCGACCTGACCGCAGGACTCCTGCGCGGCTCAAATCCCCGCACACGGCGGCcgagaggggaggaggaagcaTGGACTGGAGGGCGGGTGTGGCCGGGGAGGCTCTTGGCAGCTGTTGTGTGGCTGCGCTGCTGGAGCTGCCGGGCGGGATGCTGTACCCCCGGAAGAGACCGTCGCAGGAGCGCCAGGAGCTGGACGGCCTCTGGAGCTTCCGCGCCGACTTCTCCGACAGCGGATACAGGGACTTCGAGGAGCAGAG GTATCCCAAGGGTTACTTTGTCCAGAACACAGACTGACTTCTTCAACTACACGAGACTGGAGCGGTCTGTGGTTGTATACACAACACCAACTACCTGCATCGAtgacatcaccatcaccaccggCGTGGAGCAAGATAGTG
- the LOC113220282 gene encoding beta-glucuronidase-like isoform X5 codes for MDWRAGVAGEALGSCCVAALLELPGGMLYPRKRPSQERQELDGLWSFRADFSDSGYRDFEEQRYPKGYFVQNTD; via the exons aTGGACTGGAGGGCGGGTGTGGCCGGGGAGGCTCTTGGCAGCTGTTGTGTGGCTGCGCTGCTGGAGCTGCCGGGCGGGATGCTGTACCCCCGGAAGAGACCGTCGCAGGAGCGCCAGGAGCTGGACGGCCTCTGGAGCTTCCGCGCCGACTTCTCCGACAGCGGATACAGGGACTTCGAGGAGCAGAG GTATCCCAAGGGTTACTTTGTCCAGAACACAGACTGA